A single genomic interval of Lacrimispora sphenoides JCM 1415 harbors:
- a CDS encoding GntR family transcriptional regulator — MAIDKKGNLSQFAADYVRQEILQGRFKHKEKIVEQELAEKLGMSRGPVREALKILMHEGFVEYEANKGCTVTLLSPKEAYEIFFLRGSLEKIALELCDGHLLKDCIFLMEEALEGMICEDELGDMPRLVSCDELFHKQILKSGQMERLIKLWESMSPMNGAMFLTARNSRNNSAMNELLKEKYVVNGPTSTYEIHKELLEVIKMGDLEKSKQALDNHYQATGERIYRIGMKLENKELFFS; from the coding sequence ATGGCAATAGATAAGAAAGGAAATCTTTCTCAATTCGCAGCCGATTATGTTCGCCAGGAGATTCTTCAGGGAAGGTTCAAGCATAAGGAAAAAATTGTAGAACAGGAGCTTGCAGAGAAATTAGGGATGAGCAGGGGACCTGTGCGGGAAGCGCTAAAAATATTGATGCACGAAGGTTTTGTAGAATATGAAGCCAATAAAGGCTGTACCGTGACTCTTCTCTCTCCTAAGGAAGCATATGAGATATTTTTTCTTAGGGGAAGTTTGGAAAAGATCGCGTTGGAATTATGCGACGGTCATCTTCTAAAAGATTGTATATTTCTAATGGAAGAAGCTCTGGAAGGGATGATCTGTGAGGATGAACTGGGGGACATGCCCCGTCTGGTTAGCTGTGACGAACTGTTTCATAAGCAGATTCTTAAGTCCGGTCAGATGGAACGGCTGATAAAGTTGTGGGAGAGTATGAGCCCCATGAATGGTGCCATGTTTCTGACTGCAAGAAACAGCAGGAATAACAGTGCCATGAATGAGCTTTTGAAGGAAAAGTATGTTGTTAATGGTCCAACATCCACATATGAAATTCACAAAGAACTTTTAGAAGTAATCAAGATGGGAGATTTGGAAAAATCCAAACAAGCACTGGATAACCACTACCAGGCAACCGGAGAGCGGATTTACCGTATTGGTATGAAGCTGGAGAATAAAGAGTTATTTTTTTCATAG